Within Azotosporobacter soli, the genomic segment TATATTGATCAACTCAGCCGGTTTGTATTTGGAGAAACTCTTTCAAGATACGAGCGAAGAGGAGTATGACCAGGTTATGGACGGCAACGTCAAAGGGACGTACTTGCTTACGCAGCAGGCGCTGCCGTTGCTGCGCACGCAAGGCGGCAGTATCGTGAATGTTTCTTCTGATGCCGGTGCGCGAGGCAATTTGCTGTGCAGCGCATACTGTGCGGCGAAGGGGGCGGTCAATGCATTCAGTAAAGCGTTGGCGCTCGAACTCAGTCCTTATAAAATCAGGGTCAATTGCGTAGCGCCCGGCGATGTCGATACGCCGCTGGTCGAGGCGCAATTGGCAGAGTGTGACGATCAAACAGCGGCGCGGCGCGATATGGCTGCCGTATATCCGCTTGGCCGAATCGGTCGTGCGGAAGAGGTTGCCAAGGTCATAGCATTTTTGGCTTCTGAAGAGGCTTCCTGGGTAAGCGGCTCGATCTGGCCGGTGGATGGCGGGCTTTCGGCCTGCTAAATAAGGAGGAATGATCATGCTGAAACAAATCGTAAGTGCTGTTTTGGTTTTATGCCTGACTTTTTTGCCGCTGACCGGCTTGTTGCCGAAAGCGGAAGCGGCTAGTTTCGGCCAGCAGCTCCTCTATGCAGGGGTGGCATACAAATTGATCGATTATCAATTGAATAATATTAATGAAAACGGGCAGAAGGACATGCTGCGCAGCAGCCAGAAGCAAACGGGCGTATATGAAAATGAAGCCGCAACGGAGCGCGTAAAAGGAATTGTTGGACGATTGAAAACATCCGGCGGCGTGAGAGCGGATTACGCAGTCTACGTCAATCCTGAACAGGATATGAATGCTTTTTGCACGCTTGGCCATGTAATCAGTATCAACCGTGGTTCATTGGAGAAGACAAATGATGCAGAGCTGGCTGCCATGATTGCGCATGAAATGGGCCATGGCGAAGGCAAACATCCGGTCAAGGGAACGATGAAAATGATTAGCGTGGCATTGGCGGTCGATCTTTATTTAACATCGAATGAGAACAATATGAGTTACATTTTAGGCGCTGTTGCCGATAATTATATTAATAATGAAGTGATTACGATGGAGCAGGAATGGGAAGCGGATAATCTCGGATTTGACTATGCTACACGTAGT encodes:
- a CDS encoding SDR family NAD(P)-dependent oxidoreductase encodes the protein MKLDFTDKVALISGGTSGIGLATAEVLLAGGAKVVLLGRERKKGEAALALLNARGWPAVVYVQTDVTLLADCANAVAETAAAYGRIDILINSAGLYLEKLFQDTSEEEYDQVMDGNVKGTYLLTQQALPLLRTQGGSIVNVSSDAGARGNLLCSAYCAAKGAVNAFSKALALELSPYKIRVNCVAPGDVDTPLVEAQLAECDDQTAARRDMAAVYPLGRIGRAEEVAKVIAFLASEEASWVSGSIWPVDGGLSAC
- a CDS encoding M48 family metallopeptidase, which translates into the protein MLKQIVSAVLVLCLTFLPLTGLLPKAEAASFGQQLLYAGVAYKLIDYQLNNINENGQKDMLRSSQKQTGVYENEAATERVKGIVGRLKTSGGVRADYAVYVNPEQDMNAFCTLGHVISINRGSLEKTNDAELAAMIAHEMGHGEGKHPVKGTMKMISVALAVDLYLTSNENNMSYILGAVADNYINNEVITMEQEWEADNLGFDYATRSGYNPGGSAALMLKMRSLYGELHKEGLVRVINPNNHPKMSDRVRNFAQRLTAYSNGHVLVNAEKTLVVNGKEWVTPTKSGEYLAGERAFLIAGNLASAFHNGVADAAYLGEDGSIYLGRQAVMTPLDGDGDAEELVSRLNLILGKNI